In Amycolatopsis endophytica, the following are encoded in one genomic region:
- a CDS encoding winged helix DNA-binding domain-containing protein: protein MPEVLDARALNRATLARQLLLDRADLPVLDAVTHLCGLQAQEPQEPFVGLWSRLRAFDPAALSDLLTGRRVVRTHLMRRTVHLVTSDDLLAWRTRHDAMLRQRVLGVYRTELDGVDLGELAAAGRAVMADGEPRSMPELARAVAGRWPEPGVRALGEMLVAALIPMVQLPPRGVWRVKAGVRNVPVSSWLGREPDPPAPDGDPVGETLVRRYLAAYGPAATADLRAWSGLAGLPAAVAAIRDELVSFRDERGRELLDLPGAPRPDPDTPAPVRFLPAFDNAILGYHDRGRIIDDEHRGLSVAGERVVLVDGRVSATWTVRDGVVATTPLRKFTRAEEAAVAGEERKLTAFLSGGDDQPTA from the coding sequence GTGCCCGAAGTTCTCGACGCCCGCGCGCTCAACCGCGCCACCCTCGCCCGCCAGCTGCTCCTCGACCGCGCCGATCTGCCGGTCCTCGACGCCGTCACCCACCTGTGCGGGTTGCAGGCACAGGAACCCCAGGAACCGTTCGTCGGACTCTGGTCGCGGCTGCGCGCGTTCGATCCGGCGGCGCTGTCGGACCTGCTGACCGGGCGGCGCGTCGTGCGAACGCATCTCATGCGCCGCACCGTGCACCTGGTCACCAGCGACGACCTGCTCGCCTGGCGCACCCGCCACGACGCGATGCTGCGGCAGCGCGTGCTCGGGGTTTACCGCACCGAACTCGACGGCGTCGATCTCGGCGAACTGGCGGCGGCGGGCCGGGCCGTGATGGCCGACGGGGAACCGCGTTCGATGCCGGAGCTGGCGCGGGCCGTCGCCGGGCGATGGCCGGAACCGGGCGTCCGGGCGCTGGGCGAGATGCTGGTCGCGGCCCTGATCCCGATGGTGCAGCTGCCCCCGCGCGGGGTGTGGCGCGTGAAGGCGGGCGTGCGCAACGTCCCGGTCTCGTCGTGGCTGGGCCGGGAACCCGACCCGCCTGCCCCGGACGGTGACCCGGTCGGCGAGACGCTGGTGCGCCGCTACCTGGCGGCGTACGGGCCCGCGGCCACGGCCGATCTGCGTGCCTGGAGCGGGCTGGCCGGGTTGCCCGCCGCGGTCGCCGCGATCCGCGACGAGCTGGTCTCCTTCCGCGACGAGCGCGGCCGTGAACTGCTCGACCTCCCCGGCGCGCCCCGCCCGGACCCGGACACTCCGGCACCGGTGCGGTTCCTGCCCGCGTTCGACAACGCGATCCTCGGCTACCACGACCGCGGCCGGATCATCGACGACGAACACCGCGGCCTGTCGGTCGCCGGTGAGCGCGTCGTGCTGGTCGACGGGCGGGTGTCCGCGACCTGGACCGTCCGGGACGGCGTCGTGGCCACCACTCCGCTGCGGAAGTTCACCCGCGCCGAAGAAGCAGCCGTCGCCGGAGAGGAGCGGAAACTGACGGCGTTCCTCTCCGGCGGGGACGATCAACCGACCGCGTAG
- a CDS encoding MFS transporter produces the protein MCACVVLVVGMVAAINLAVPMLAASALHPSASALVWIVDTYVVFFACLVIPGGAAGDRFGRKGVLLAGLALFAAGALVSAVAPDVAVLLAGRAVTGIGAAAVLPNTLAVLLHAVPAERRGATIATWASMTGIGGVIGNVGGGAVLSGGSWRWLFAVGVPLALVLAAVVARVAPVSPRHDRRLDPLGAVLFVGASVALLLGIVQGPEAGWGSPVVVAGFACAAVLFAVWVFAELRVGHPLLDPRLFRIAGLRSACLGMTAVFIGMFALFYVNASVLQYGMGFGVLLTGLGVIPLTVPLILGGRYVGDLVRRIGLDATLALAFVFVGGGLLGLSTTGTHTSYAWYAIWLVVTGIGVTLALPTLSGVIAGSLPHAQAGVGTGLQATTREFGSALGVAVVGTVLTGQFVSALPADLRSGDPHTVAQALAAAPPGRADDVITAFVSGADAGLRVIGVIVLVLGALVVLESRLSRRR, from the coding sequence ATGTGCGCCTGCGTCGTGCTGGTCGTGGGGATGGTCGCCGCGATCAACCTCGCCGTCCCGATGCTCGCCGCGAGCGCGCTGCACCCGTCCGCGTCGGCGCTCGTCTGGATCGTCGACACCTACGTCGTCTTCTTCGCCTGCCTGGTGATCCCCGGCGGCGCCGCGGGCGATCGCTTCGGCCGGAAGGGCGTTCTGCTGGCCGGGCTTGCGTTGTTCGCGGCGGGCGCGCTGGTGTCGGCGGTCGCGCCGGACGTGGCCGTGCTCCTCGCCGGTCGCGCGGTCACCGGCATCGGCGCCGCCGCCGTGCTGCCCAACACCCTCGCCGTCCTGCTGCACGCGGTCCCCGCCGAACGCCGGGGCGCGACGATCGCGACCTGGGCGTCGATGACGGGGATCGGCGGGGTCATCGGCAACGTCGGTGGCGGCGCGGTGCTCTCCGGCGGGTCGTGGCGCTGGCTGTTCGCCGTCGGGGTGCCGCTCGCGCTGGTCCTCGCGGCGGTCGTGGCCAGGGTCGCGCCGGTGTCGCCGCGGCACGACCGCCGTCTCGATCCCCTGGGCGCGGTGTTGTTCGTCGGCGCGTCGGTGGCGTTGCTGCTCGGCATCGTGCAGGGCCCGGAGGCGGGCTGGGGCAGTCCGGTCGTGGTCGCCGGGTTCGCCTGCGCCGCCGTGTTGTTCGCGGTGTGGGTGTTCGCCGAGCTGAGGGTCGGGCACCCGCTGCTGGATCCCCGCCTGTTCCGCATCGCCGGCCTGCGCAGCGCCTGCCTCGGCATGACAGCGGTCTTCATCGGGATGTTCGCGCTGTTCTACGTCAACGCGTCCGTCCTGCAGTACGGCATGGGGTTCGGCGTGCTGCTGACCGGGCTCGGGGTCATCCCGCTGACGGTGCCGCTCATCCTCGGCGGCCGGTACGTCGGCGACCTCGTCCGGCGCATCGGTCTCGACGCGACCCTCGCGCTCGCGTTCGTGTTCGTCGGCGGCGGGCTGCTCGGACTGTCCACCACCGGCACGCACACCTCCTACGCGTGGTACGCGATCTGGCTGGTCGTGACCGGCATCGGCGTGACGCTGGCACTGCCGACGCTGTCCGGCGTCATCGCGGGTTCGCTGCCGCACGCGCAGGCCGGGGTCGGCACCGGGCTGCAGGCCACCACCCGCGAGTTCGGCAGCGCACTCGGTGTCGCCGTGGTCGGGACGGTGCTCACCGGGCAGTTCGTCAGCGCGCTGCCCGCGGATCTGCGGTCCGGCGATCCGCACACGGTGGCCCAGGCGCTCGCCGCCGCCCCGCCCGGCCGCGCCGACGACGTGATCACCGCGTTCGTTTCCGGCGCCGACGCCGGATTGCGCGTGATCGGCGTGATCGTGCTCGTCCTCGGCGCCTTGGTGGTGCTGGAGTCCCGGCTGTCCCGGCGACGCTGA
- a CDS encoding MmcQ/YjbR family DNA-binding protein, whose product MTPSRKARVQDVHDLALAMPHVERVPGSRGRPVYQVGGRSFVFFRNPRPDAADPETGERYPDVIVFWVGSDADKQALVTDERSPFFTTAHFDGHPSVLLREAHIGELDRDELAEVVQDAWLARASHRRAAAWLAAHGLPSTEDR is encoded by the coding sequence ATGACGCCAAGCCGGAAGGCCCGCGTCCAGGACGTGCACGACCTGGCGCTGGCGATGCCCCACGTCGAGCGGGTGCCGGGTTCGCGGGGCAGGCCCGTCTACCAGGTCGGGGGCCGCTCGTTCGTGTTCTTCCGCAATCCGCGCCCGGACGCGGCGGACCCGGAGACCGGCGAACGGTATCCGGACGTGATCGTGTTCTGGGTGGGTTCGGACGCCGACAAGCAGGCGCTGGTCACCGACGAGCGGTCGCCGTTCTTCACCACGGCCCACTTCGACGGGCATCCGTCGGTGCTGCTGCGCGAGGCGCACATCGGCGAGCTGGACCGCGACGAGCTGGCCGAGGTCGTGCAGGACGCGTGGCTGGCGCGCGCGTCGCACCGCCGGGCCGCGGCGTGGCTCGCCGCGCACGGGCTCCCGTCCACTGAGGACCGCTGA
- a CDS encoding substrate-binding domain-containing protein — protein sequence MGATARRSWLTLVVVAVLGLITACSGKVGENGRFGVVYMDAQGFYAGVKAGMRQESEALGRAPQLLQLNAQGDASKESTFVDQVSAAKVDALILSPASATASVPAIKLAHDSGIPVICYNTCIAEDKAREYVSAYVLGDPVKFGALLGDQAGDYFRSIDNSAPTIAVVNCEFVEVCIQRRQGFEQALKAKVPDATIVANQEGATIDEAIDVAERILTAHPDVDAFYGEAGGATMGAVRAVQARGKKTVVFGSDMSTEAAQALADNTILKGVVDISGIAVGKLAARAADQVRRGELTTYTVVPAPIDLYGKPEQGREWLTMHPDGVP from the coding sequence ATGGGCGCAACGGCGCGTCGGAGCTGGCTGACGCTCGTGGTGGTCGCCGTACTGGGGCTCATCACCGCTTGCAGCGGAAAGGTCGGCGAGAACGGGCGCTTCGGGGTCGTCTACATGGACGCGCAGGGCTTCTACGCCGGGGTCAAGGCCGGTATGCGGCAGGAGTCGGAGGCGCTCGGGCGTGCCCCGCAGTTGCTGCAGCTCAACGCGCAGGGTGACGCGTCGAAGGAGAGCACGTTCGTCGACCAGGTCAGCGCCGCCAAGGTGGACGCGCTGATCCTGTCACCCGCCTCCGCCACGGCCTCGGTCCCGGCGATCAAGCTCGCCCACGACAGCGGCATCCCGGTCATTTGCTACAACACCTGCATCGCCGAGGACAAGGCCCGCGAGTACGTCTCGGCCTACGTCCTGGGTGACCCGGTCAAGTTCGGCGCGCTGCTGGGCGATCAGGCGGGCGACTACTTCCGTTCCATCGACAACTCCGCACCGACGATCGCCGTCGTCAACTGTGAGTTCGTCGAGGTGTGCATCCAGCGCAGGCAGGGTTTCGAGCAGGCTCTCAAGGCCAAGGTGCCCGACGCCACGATCGTCGCGAACCAGGAAGGCGCCACGATCGACGAGGCGATCGACGTCGCCGAGCGCATCCTCACCGCGCACCCCGACGTGGACGCCTTCTACGGCGAGGCCGGTGGCGCCACCATGGGCGCCGTCCGCGCGGTGCAGGCCCGCGGCAAGAAGACCGTCGTGTTCGGCAGCGATATGTCGACCGAAGCCGCGCAGGCGCTGGCGGACAACACGATCCTCAAGGGCGTCGTCGACATCTCCGGTATCGCGGTGGGCAAGCTCGCCGCCCGCGCCGCCGACCAGGTCCGCCGCGGCGAGCTGACGACCTACACCGTCGTGCCCGCCCCGATCGATCTCTACGGCAAGCCGGAGCAGGGCCGGGAATGGCTGACCATGCACCCGGACGGCGTCCCGTGA
- a CDS encoding LysR family transcriptional regulator, which translates to MSDQLDLNLLRVFDALMRDGSVTAASERLHLSIPATSRALARLRRAMGDPILVRAGRGLAPTPFALRTAPRVRSLLDEASALISADREITVAELERIFTIRINDGVAATLATAAVEATAAAAPGVVLRFVAEGSENPEALRDGSVDLDIGAGAPAAPDIFSAALYRERLVGIVRADSPLGRHRRPTLAQLCQHPHVSASRRGRARGPLDDALDEAGLRRHVAAVVPTFAVAALLVSTSHYVGLLPQRLAEQHGPALGIRWFPIAAPLPELEVRLQWHARLDADPAQRWLRDTIREALA; encoded by the coding sequence GTGTCCGACCAGCTCGACCTGAACCTCCTGCGCGTGTTCGACGCCCTGATGCGGGACGGCAGTGTCACCGCGGCGTCCGAACGGCTGCACCTGTCCATCCCGGCGACCAGCCGCGCGCTGGCGCGGCTGCGCCGGGCGATGGGCGATCCGATCCTGGTCCGTGCCGGGCGCGGCCTGGCTCCCACGCCGTTCGCGCTGCGGACCGCGCCGCGGGTGCGGTCGCTGCTCGACGAGGCGTCGGCCCTGATCAGCGCCGACCGCGAGATCACGGTCGCCGAACTGGAACGCATCTTCACGATCCGCATCAACGACGGTGTCGCGGCGACGCTGGCGACGGCGGCGGTAGAAGCAACGGCCGCCGCCGCGCCGGGTGTGGTCCTGCGGTTCGTCGCGGAGGGCAGCGAAAACCCCGAAGCCCTCCGCGACGGCTCGGTCGATTTGGACATCGGCGCGGGCGCGCCCGCCGCGCCGGACATCTTCTCCGCCGCGCTGTACCGGGAACGGCTGGTCGGCATCGTTCGCGCGGACAGCCCGCTGGGCCGTCACCGCCGTCCGACGCTGGCGCAGCTGTGCCAGCACCCGCACGTGTCGGCCTCCCGCCGCGGGCGCGCCCGCGGCCCGCTCGACGACGCCCTCGACGAGGCCGGGCTACGACGCCACGTCGCCGCCGTCGTGCCCACCTTCGCCGTCGCCGCGCTGCTGGTCTCCACGAGCCACTACGTCGGGCTGCTCCCGCAGCGGCTGGCCGAGCAACACGGCCCGGCGCTCGGCATCCGCTGGTTCCCCATCGCGGCGCCCCTGCCGGAACTCGAAGTCCGCCTGCAGTGGCACGCCCGCCTCGACGCCGACCCCGCGCAACGCTGGCTCCGCGACACGATCCGCGAAGCACTCGCCTGA
- a CDS encoding sugar ABC transporter ATP-binding protein, which yields MIAVEGLTKHYPGVRAMTGASLEIGKGEVRALLGRNGAGKSTLIRVLSGVERADAGTVTVAGEQLGDGGVRRAAELGISTVHQELSLVAELSVAENLYLGRWPRRGGGIDYAAMRDGAAKVFARLGLDIDPSAPVGALSLAHRQLVEICRAVREQPRLLILDEPTSALAAAEVDIVLDTVTRIAADGVAVLYVSHRLEEIRRIAHTATVMRDGLVVETVDIAEADTSRIVSLMLGETTEAARKPQSRQVDTSETPLLSVRGLSVPPKVTDVSFDVHAGEVVGLGGLMGSGRTEVLRAIAGFDPAAAGTIVVEGREIARPTAAAMKRLGVGMTPEDRKDEGVVPLLGVDENLVLSKWDSVSSGATVRPGLVRRAATRLIERLSIATAAPRTPIVNLSGGNQQKAVIGRWLHAGSRILLLDEPTRGVDVHAKAEIYRLVRELAGTGAAIVFVSGELEELPLVCDRVLALREGRIAGELSGAQLTTESVLSAAMAA from the coding sequence GTGATCGCGGTCGAGGGCCTCACCAAGCATTACCCCGGTGTGCGGGCGATGACCGGCGCGAGCCTGGAGATCGGCAAGGGCGAGGTCCGTGCCCTGCTGGGCCGCAACGGCGCGGGCAAGTCGACGCTGATCCGCGTACTGTCCGGAGTGGAGCGTGCCGACGCCGGAACCGTGACCGTCGCCGGTGAGCAGCTCGGCGACGGTGGTGTGCGCCGCGCGGCCGAACTCGGCATCAGCACCGTGCACCAGGAGCTGAGCCTGGTGGCCGAGCTCAGCGTGGCCGAGAACCTCTACTTGGGACGGTGGCCGCGCCGCGGCGGCGGGATCGACTACGCCGCCATGCGTGACGGGGCGGCGAAGGTCTTCGCGCGGCTCGGCCTGGACATCGATCCGTCGGCGCCGGTCGGTGCGCTGTCCCTGGCGCACCGGCAGCTCGTCGAGATCTGCCGCGCCGTACGGGAACAGCCGCGCCTCCTGATTCTGGACGAGCCGACCAGCGCGCTGGCCGCCGCCGAGGTCGACATCGTGCTGGACACGGTCACCCGGATCGCGGCGGACGGCGTCGCGGTGCTCTACGTCAGCCACCGGCTCGAAGAGATCCGCCGCATCGCGCACACCGCCACCGTGATGCGCGACGGCCTCGTCGTGGAGACGGTCGATATCGCCGAGGCCGACACCTCGCGCATCGTGTCGCTGATGCTCGGCGAGACCACCGAGGCGGCCCGGAAACCGCAGTCACGCCAAGTGGACACCTCGGAAACACCGCTGCTGTCCGTGCGCGGGCTTTCGGTCCCGCCCAAGGTCACCGACGTGTCGTTCGACGTCCACGCCGGCGAGGTCGTGGGACTCGGCGGGCTCATGGGCTCGGGACGCACCGAGGTGCTGCGCGCCATCGCCGGATTCGACCCGGCGGCCGCCGGAACCATCGTCGTCGAGGGCCGGGAGATCGCCCGTCCCACCGCCGCGGCGATGAAACGGCTCGGCGTCGGCATGACCCCGGAGGACCGCAAGGACGAGGGCGTCGTCCCGCTGCTCGGTGTCGACGAGAACCTGGTGCTGTCCAAGTGGGACAGTGTCAGTTCGGGCGCGACCGTCCGGCCTGGACTGGTCCGGCGCGCCGCGACCCGGCTCATCGAGCGGCTGTCCATCGCGACCGCCGCGCCGCGCACCCCGATCGTCAACCTCAGTGGCGGCAACCAGCAGAAGGCGGTCATCGGCCGCTGGCTGCACGCGGGCAGCCGCATCCTGCTGCTGGACGAGCCGACGCGGGGCGTCGACGTGCACGCCAAGGCCGAGATCTACCGCCTGGTGCGGGAACTGGCCGGCACCGGCGCCGCCATCGTGTTCGTCTCCGGCGAGCTGGAGGAGCTGCCGCTGGTGTGCGACCGGGTGCTGGCCCTGCGCGAGGGCCGCATCGCCGGTGAACTCTCCGGCGCGCAGCTGACCACCGAATCCGTGCTCTCCGCCGCCATGGCGGCCTGA
- a CDS encoding flavin monoamine oxidase family protein, with translation MTSVDVAVVGAGLSGLACARRLTRAGTRVAVLEARDRVGGRTLNEPVGGGVVEIGGQWVGPSHDRVKALAAEVGVGTFPTHITGEHLYSRRDRVTRYRSDVPNRDLAGFADFRLAQFRLERMARLVDLDQPARDPRAARWDAETLESWISRRMRTRAGRELMRLSLEAVLAVDAAEISLLHWVFYIRAAGGLDPLIRTRGGYQQDRFTGGSQEIAVRVAAELDVRPGSPVRRIDQHGDRVRLTTDTGVVDAALAVLAIPPALTAAIEFDPPLPGARQQLAQRMPAGTVVKCTAIYDEPFWRAAGLSGHATSLDGPVKVVFDNSPPDGAFGALVAFVLARDARRLAGRPEDERTAAVLGRLGALFGPRAARPRQFVEQDWASEPWTRGCYAGYFGPGGWTDFGAVLREPAGRLHWAGTETATTSQATMDGAVRAGERAADEVLARLPREAPTAQEETHATA, from the coding sequence ATGACGAGCGTCGACGTGGCCGTCGTCGGTGCCGGCCTCTCCGGCCTCGCCTGCGCCCGGCGGCTGACGCGGGCCGGGACGCGTGTCGCGGTGCTGGAGGCCCGCGACCGGGTCGGCGGCCGCACGCTCAACGAACCGGTCGGAGGCGGGGTCGTCGAGATCGGCGGGCAGTGGGTCGGCCCGTCGCACGACCGCGTCAAGGCGCTGGCGGCCGAGGTCGGCGTCGGCACCTTCCCCACCCACATCACCGGGGAGCACCTCTACTCGCGGCGCGACCGCGTGACCCGCTACCGCTCCGACGTCCCGAACCGCGACCTCGCCGGATTCGCCGACTTCCGGCTCGCGCAGTTCCGCCTGGAACGGATGGCGCGCCTGGTCGACCTGGACCAGCCCGCCCGCGATCCGCGCGCGGCCCGCTGGGACGCCGAAACCCTCGAATCGTGGATCTCCCGCCGCATGCGCACCCGCGCCGGACGGGAGCTGATGCGGCTGTCGCTGGAAGCCGTGCTCGCGGTCGACGCCGCCGAAATCTCGTTGCTGCACTGGGTTTTCTACATCCGCGCGGCGGGCGGACTGGATCCGCTGATCCGCACGCGGGGCGGGTACCAGCAGGACCGGTTCACCGGCGGTTCGCAGGAGATCGCGGTCCGGGTCGCCGCCGAGCTCGACGTGCGGCCGGGTTCGCCGGTGCGGCGGATCGACCAGCACGGCGACCGGGTGCGGCTGACCACGGACACCGGTGTCGTCGACGCGGCGCTCGCCGTGCTCGCGATCCCGCCGGCACTCACCGCCGCGATCGAGTTCGATCCGCCCCTGCCGGGCGCGCGGCAGCAGCTCGCGCAGCGCATGCCGGCCGGGACCGTCGTCAAGTGCACCGCGATCTACGACGAGCCGTTCTGGCGGGCCGCCGGGTTGTCCGGTCACGCGACGTCACTGGACGGCCCGGTGAAGGTCGTCTTCGACAACTCGCCGCCCGACGGCGCGTTCGGCGCGCTGGTCGCCTTCGTCCTCGCCCGCGACGCGCGGCGGCTCGCGGGGCGTCCGGAAGACGAGCGGACCGCCGCCGTGCTCGGCAGGCTCGGCGCCCTGTTCGGGCCCCGCGCCGCCCGGCCGCGGCAGTTCGTCGAACAGGACTGGGCGAGCGAACCGTGGACCCGCGGCTGCTACGCCGGCTACTTCGGCCCCGGCGGCTGGACCGATTTCGGCGCCGTGCTCAGGGAACCGGCCGGACGGCTGCACTGGGCCGGCACCGAGACCGCGACCACATCCCAGGCCACCATGGACGGAGCGGTGCGCGCCGGCGAGCGCGCCGCGGACGAAGTACTGGCCCGGCTGCCCCGCGAGGCACCGACCGCACAGGAGGAAACCCATGCCACAGCCTGA
- a CDS encoding permease-like cell division protein FtsX, which yields MRPETSGRRVVLPLALLAVVLAAIAVAAVLLWPGDEKPVLGPAPVIPRTGHQVCADNIMINTDTDAEMSRIANAVRADPRARKVYTETRDEAFARFKDLFKDQPDLLAHARAEALPFSVTVTAAGDVDLHAWAAELTATFPEATSVRPMIRSEVLAGLPPSYGTEAPAPCPAGGEWE from the coding sequence ATGAGACCTGAAACCAGCGGGCGCCGCGTTGTCCTGCCGCTCGCACTCCTCGCCGTGGTGCTGGCCGCCATCGCCGTCGCGGCAGTCCTGCTCTGGCCGGGCGACGAAAAGCCCGTCCTGGGCCCGGCCCCGGTCATTCCGCGCACCGGGCACCAGGTCTGCGCCGACAACATCATGATCAACACGGACACCGACGCGGAGATGTCCCGGATCGCGAACGCGGTGCGCGCCGATCCCCGCGCGCGCAAGGTCTACACCGAAACCCGGGACGAGGCGTTCGCGCGGTTCAAGGACCTCTTCAAGGACCAGCCCGACTTGCTCGCGCACGCGAGGGCGGAGGCGCTGCCCTTCTCGGTGACCGTGACCGCGGCCGGTGACGTCGATCTGCATGCCTGGGCAGCCGAGCTGACCGCGACGTTTCCCGAGGCCACCTCGGTGCGCCCGATGATCAGGTCCGAGGTGCTGGCCGGCCTTCCGCCGAGCTACGGCACCGAAGCCCCCGCGCCCTGCCCCGCCGGGGGCGAATGGGAATGA
- a CDS encoding TetR/AcrR family transcriptional regulator: MATGDAKALDPRKQRTIDALLKAAEKVFARRPVEEVTVEEIAERAGVAVGSIYNNFGSKAGLHAAVVDRALDVDREYMDRAYTPDRSPIEQLEAAAEQYLRFYLEQPEFFRMLAFPAPLGGYSAAAETAARLARRVDEQNARMIDALERGIADGTIRPVDARKAAKVLWSGWNGVISLAWRPDELREDERGLAELLSLAGNLVSWGLRRV; the protein is encoded by the coding sequence ATGGCCACTGGTGACGCGAAGGCACTCGATCCGCGGAAGCAGCGGACGATCGACGCCCTGCTCAAGGCTGCCGAGAAGGTCTTCGCGCGCCGTCCGGTGGAAGAGGTGACGGTCGAGGAGATCGCCGAACGGGCGGGTGTGGCGGTCGGCTCGATCTACAACAACTTCGGCTCGAAGGCGGGCCTGCACGCGGCGGTCGTCGACCGGGCGCTCGACGTCGACCGCGAGTACATGGACCGCGCGTACACGCCGGATCGCTCGCCGATCGAGCAGCTGGAGGCCGCGGCGGAGCAGTACCTGCGGTTCTACCTCGAACAGCCCGAGTTCTTCCGGATGCTCGCCTTCCCCGCGCCGCTGGGCGGTTACTCCGCGGCCGCCGAAACCGCCGCGCGGCTGGCGCGGCGGGTGGACGAGCAGAACGCCCGGATGATCGACGCGCTCGAACGGGGCATCGCCGACGGCACGATCCGCCCCGTGGACGCCCGCAAGGCCGCGAAGGTCCTGTGGTCGGGCTGGAACGGAGTGATCAGCCTCGCCTGGCGGCCCGACGAGCTGCGCGAGGACGAGCGCGGCCTGGCCGAGCTCCTGTCACTCGCCGGGAACCTGGTGAGCTGGGGGCTGCGGCGGGTGTGA
- a CDS encoding nuclear transport factor 2 family protein: MESTEIPGTATVAERYGAAWNAHDLDAIMALQGTDMVFRLHAAGFEPAVGAEAVRWQFAYFFRAWADMHFETTELSVGDELFINQYRFHATLVQPFPLHGEAVDPGGRVVVDGVDVITVVDGLVRTKDTYLDTLAMHRMLTAGRP; this comes from the coding sequence ATGGAATCAACGGAGATTCCCGGCACCGCAACCGTCGCGGAACGCTACGGCGCCGCCTGGAACGCCCACGACCTCGACGCGATCATGGCGCTGCAGGGCACGGACATGGTGTTCCGGCTGCACGCCGCGGGTTTCGAACCCGCCGTGGGCGCCGAGGCCGTCCGCTGGCAGTTCGCCTACTTCTTCAGGGCTTGGGCGGACATGCACTTCGAGACGACCGAACTGAGCGTCGGCGACGAGTTGTTCATCAACCAGTACCGGTTCCACGCCACCCTCGTGCAGCCCTTCCCCCTGCACGGCGAGGCGGTCGACCCCGGCGGCCGGGTCGTGGTCGACGGCGTCGACGTGATCACCGTCGTCGACGGGCTGGTGCGCACCAAGGACACCTACCTGGACACGCTGGCGATGCACCGCATGCTCACGGCGGGGCGGCCATGA
- a CDS encoding VOC family protein — MSGRIVHFEIPFDDGERARGFYREAFGWNLTAIPGMNYTGVTTGPTSEQGMPAEPGFINGGMFDRSDAAPKGPVITVDVASIDAALEKIEQHGGAKLVGRTEIPQMGFYAYFTDTEGNVMGLWENLPRG, encoded by the coding sequence ATGAGCGGCAGGATTGTCCACTTCGAGATCCCCTTCGACGACGGTGAGCGGGCCCGCGGTTTCTACCGCGAGGCGTTCGGCTGGAACCTCACCGCGATTCCCGGGATGAACTACACGGGCGTGACCACCGGTCCGACGTCGGAGCAGGGCATGCCGGCCGAGCCGGGCTTCATCAACGGCGGCATGTTCGACCGCTCGGACGCCGCGCCGAAGGGCCCGGTGATCACGGTCGACGTGGCGAGCATCGACGCGGCGCTGGAGAAGATCGAACAGCACGGCGGGGCGAAGCTGGTCGGCCGCACGGAAATCCCGCAGATGGGGTTCTACGCTTATTTCACCGACACCGAGGGCAATGTCATGGGTCTGTGGGAGAACCTGCCGCGGGGCTGA